From Streptomyces sp. Edi4, one genomic window encodes:
- a CDS encoding tyrosinase cofactor — MPQPSAACRPTRRHAIGVTTGALAGLALGGTAHAVVTDDRHPAGPAEDLPEAFDEVFQGRRIQGVPGAGHAHHGGGYAVRIDGRDLHVMRNADGTWISVVNHYQTSPTPRALARAAVVELQGADLVPLG, encoded by the coding sequence ATGCCACAGCCCTCCGCCGCGTGTCGGCCCACCCGCCGTCACGCCATCGGCGTCACCACGGGCGCCCTCGCCGGCCTGGCCCTCGGGGGCACCGCGCACGCCGTCGTCACGGACGACCGCCACCCCGCCGGCCCCGCCGAGGACCTGCCCGAGGCCTTCGACGAGGTCTTCCAGGGGCGGCGCATCCAGGGCGTGCCCGGCGCCGGGCACGCGCACCACGGCGGCGGCTACGCGGTACGCATAGACGGCCGGGACCTGCACGTGATGCGCAACGCCGACGGCACCTGGATCAGCGTCGTGAACCACTACCAGACCTCCCCGACTCCGCGCGCGCTCGCCCGCGCCGCCGTGGTGGAGCTTCAGGGCGCCGACCTCGTTCCGCTCGGCTGA
- a CDS encoding tyrosinase family protein, which translates to MAVRKNQADLTAAEKRRLVDALLQLKRDGRYDAFVRTHNSFIMSDTDTGDRVGHRSPSFLPWHRRFLIEFEQALQSVDASVTLPYWDWTVDRTPASSLWAADFLGGTGRSRDGQVMDGPFAHGTGNWTINVRVDGRTYLRRALGASVAQLPTRAEVEGVLAMTTYDMAPWNSASDGFRNHLEGWRGVNLHNRVHVWVGGQMATGASPNDPVFWLHHAFVDRLWARWQALHPGSPYLPAAGTANVVDLHDTMRPWNDVSPADLLDHTRYYTYDGAAGTDTAA; encoded by the coding sequence ATGGCCGTTCGCAAGAACCAGGCAGACCTCACCGCCGCAGAGAAGCGCCGCCTCGTCGACGCGCTGCTTCAGCTCAAGCGCGACGGAAGGTACGACGCCTTCGTCCGCACCCACAACTCCTTCATCATGAGCGACACCGACACCGGCGACCGGGTCGGCCACCGCTCGCCGTCGTTCCTGCCCTGGCACCGCAGATTCCTCATCGAATTCGAGCAGGCGCTCCAGAGCGTGGACGCCTCCGTCACCCTGCCCTACTGGGACTGGACGGTCGACCGCACCCCGGCCTCCTCGCTGTGGGCGGCCGACTTCCTCGGCGGCACCGGGCGCAGCAGGGACGGGCAGGTGATGGACGGGCCGTTCGCGCACGGCACGGGCAACTGGACCATCAACGTCCGGGTGGACGGGCGTACTTATCTGCGCCGGGCGCTCGGCGCGTCCGTCGCCCAGCTGCCGACCCGGGCCGAGGTCGAGGGTGTGCTCGCCATGACGACGTACGACATGGCGCCGTGGAACAGCGCGTCGGACGGTTTCCGCAACCACCTGGAGGGCTGGCGCGGGGTCAATCTGCACAACCGCGTCCATGTCTGGGTGGGCGGCCAGATGGCGACCGGCGCCTCGCCCAACGACCCGGTGTTCTGGCTGCACCACGCCTTCGTGGACCGGCTCTGGGCGCGGTGGCAGGCCTTGCACCCCGGCTCGCCCTATCTGCCGGCGGCGGGCACCGCCAATGTGGTGGACCTGCACGACACGATGCGGCCCTGGAACGACGTGAGCCCGGCGGACCTGCTCGACCACACGCGGTACTACACCTATGACGGCGCTGCCGGCACGGACACCGCCGCCTAG
- a CDS encoding methyltransferase domain-containing protein, whose product MTEDDGYLLDNRRAEAGERFDALAELFDDSTFRHFDALGLGPGHHVWEVGAGGLSVPRGLAERVGPEGRVLASDLDTAWLSGAELPPNVEVRRHDVGQDQAPGGPFDFVHARLVLVHVTDRARALATMAGALRPGGVLLIEDADPALQPLLCLDEYGPEQERANRLRRGFRALLAERGADLSYGRKLPRLLRESGLERVEADAYFPVTSPAGAVLEAATVRQVRDQLVARNLADDEDIERHLASVAAGRLDLATSPMISAWGRRPA is encoded by the coding sequence ATGACAGAAGACGACGGATACCTCCTGGACAATCGGCGCGCCGAGGCCGGCGAGCGCTTCGACGCGCTCGCCGAACTCTTCGACGACTCGACGTTCCGCCACTTCGACGCGCTCGGTCTCGGCCCCGGCCACCACGTCTGGGAGGTGGGCGCGGGCGGGCTCTCCGTGCCGCGAGGCCTGGCCGAACGGGTCGGCCCCGAGGGCAGGGTGCTCGCCAGTGATCTCGACACCGCGTGGCTGAGCGGCGCCGAGCTGCCGCCGAACGTCGAGGTCCGCCGCCACGACGTCGGACAGGACCAGGCGCCCGGCGGGCCCTTCGACTTCGTCCACGCGCGCCTCGTCCTGGTCCACGTCACCGACCGCGCCCGCGCCCTCGCCACCATGGCCGGGGCGCTGCGCCCCGGCGGCGTCCTGCTGATCGAGGACGCCGACCCCGCGCTCCAGCCTCTGCTCTGCCTCGACGAGTACGGCCCCGAACAAGAACGCGCCAACCGGCTGCGGCGAGGCTTTCGCGCCCTGCTCGCCGAGCGCGGCGCCGACCTCTCCTACGGGCGTAAACTTCCGCGCCTGCTAAGGGAGTCGGGCCTTGAGCGAGTCGAGGCCGACGCCTATTTCCCGGTCACCTCACCGGCCGGCGCCGTCCTCGAAGCCGCGACCGTACGCCAGGTCAGGGACCAGCTCGTCGCCCGGAACCTCGCCGACGACGAGGACATCGAGCGCCATCTGGCGAGCGTCGCCGCCGGCCGCCTGGACCTGGCGACGTCGCCGATGATCTCGGCCTGGGGCCGCCGCCCGGCCTGA
- a CDS encoding ABC transporter permease: MSAAPAAPRPASGDVAGPDADPRLELLLVPPRPRTGWRLLPARAGALCAVELQKLRHDRAELYTRAVQPALWLLIFGETFTRIKAIPTGGIPYIDYLAPGIIAQSAMFIAIFYGIMIIWERDSGILTKLLVTPTPRSALITGKAFAAGVKALIQAVVVIVIAALLGVALTWNPLRLLGVAVAVVLGSAFFSCLSMTIAGIVLTRDRLMGIGQAITMPLFFGSSALYPVSIMPGWLQAVSRANPLSYQVDALRGLLLGTHTHLALDYGVLVVAALLGILAASSLLGRLAR; this comes from the coding sequence ATGTCCGCAGCACCCGCCGCACCGCGGCCCGCCTCGGGTGACGTCGCGGGACCGGACGCCGACCCCCGCCTGGAGCTGCTGCTCGTCCCGCCGCGCCCCCGCACCGGCTGGCGCCTGCTGCCCGCCCGGGCCGGCGCGCTGTGCGCGGTCGAACTGCAAAAGCTCCGGCACGACCGCGCCGAGCTCTACACCCGGGCCGTCCAGCCCGCGCTGTGGCTGCTCATCTTCGGCGAGACCTTCACCCGCATCAAGGCCATCCCCACCGGCGGCATCCCCTACATCGACTATCTCGCGCCCGGCATCATCGCCCAGTCCGCCATGTTCATCGCCATCTTCTACGGCATCATGATCATCTGGGAGCGGGACTCGGGCATCCTGACCAAACTCCTGGTCACCCCCACCCCGCGCTCGGCCCTCATCACCGGCAAGGCGTTCGCCGCGGGGGTCAAGGCGCTGATCCAGGCCGTCGTGGTGATCGTGATCGCCGCGCTGCTCGGCGTGGCCCTCACCTGGAACCCGCTGCGGCTGCTCGGCGTCGCCGTCGCCGTCGTCCTCGGCTCCGCGTTCTTCTCCTGCCTGTCCATGACCATCGCCGGGATCGTGCTGACCCGCGACCGTCTGATGGGCATCGGCCAGGCCATCACCATGCCGCTGTTCTTCGGCTCCAGCGCCCTCTACCCGGTCTCGATCATGCCGGGCTGGCTCCAGGCCGTCAGCAGGGCCAATCCGCTCAGCTACCAGGTGGACGCCCTGCGCGGACTGCTCCTTGGCACCCACACCCATCTCGCCCTCGACTACGGGGTCCTGGTGGTCGCGGCGCTGCTCGGGATCCTCGCGGCGTCCTCGCTCCTTGGCAGGCTGGCGCGCTGA